The DNA window CGATGCTGTCGTAATGCGCGTTTTGATGCCGGCCTGAGTCGCCTTGTAACCCAGCGCCATCGCCAGGTGAGTTTTGCCCACGCCGCTGGGGCCCACCAACACCACGTTCTCGTTGCGTTCGATAAAGCCCAGTCCGGCCAGTTCTTCAATCTGGCTGCGCTTAACGCCTTTAGCGAAGTCATAGTTGAACTGTTCCAGCGTCTTGATCGCCGGGAAACCCGCCATGCGGGTCATCATGCTTTGCTTTCGCACGTTCCGTCCCGCGACCTCTTCGCGCAGCAACGCCTCCAGGAAGTCGCTGTAAGCCGTCTCATCCTTGGCCGCCTGCTGAGCCGCCGCGCCGTAGCCTTGTGCCACGAAGGAGAGCTTGAGCGCCTCGCACAACCGGGCTATCCGTTCATGTTGTAAGTTCATACCGCCACCCCTTGCCGGACGTTGAACAGCAGTTGCTCATAGACGGCCAGGGGGTGCTGCTCAGGCGTCGTTTCTGCCAGCCGTTCAGTGACGATTGCCGGCCGACGC is part of the Gibbsiella quercinecans genome and encodes:
- the istB gene encoding IS21-like element helper ATPase IstB, which encodes MNLQHERIARLCEALKLSFVAQGYGAAAQQAAKDETAYSDFLEALLREEVAGRNVRKQSMMTRMAGFPAIKTLEQFNYDFAKGVKRSQIEELAGLGFIERNENVVLVGPSGVGKTHLAMALGYKATQAGIKTRITTASDLLLALSTAHAQNSLKTVMHRAIKAYRLLIIDEIGYLPMNREQANLFFQVIAALYEKGSLIVTSNLPFGQWDATFAQDATLTAALLDRLLHHAHIVPIAGESYRLKHQRQAGMVYGTPADKAG